Proteins encoded within one genomic window of Variovorax sp. OAS795:
- a CDS encoding carbon-nitrogen hydrolase family protein, with translation MAKTKVAALQVGALLTGKKTTLDLVLGFEEGIIESGASVVVMPEALLGGYPKGEIFGTRLGYRLPEGREAYGRYYNNAIDVPGPETDALADLSRRAKASLVVGVIERGGNTLYCSALFFEPDGGLMAKHRKLMPTGTERLIWGQGDGSTLPIVDSAAGRLGAAICWENHMPLLRTAMYAKGVQIWCAPTVDERDIWQCSMRHIAHEGRSFVISACQVQQSPSQLGIEVPNWEPSRPLIRGGSLIVGPYGDVLAGPLFNEVGLVVAEIDTEELVRARYDFDVVGHYARPDVFTLSVDTRQKRPVEFN, from the coding sequence ATGGCCAAAACCAAAGTAGCCGCGCTTCAAGTCGGCGCTCTTCTCACTGGAAAAAAAACTACTCTGGACCTCGTGCTGGGCTTCGAGGAAGGGATTATTGAATCGGGCGCGTCCGTGGTGGTGATGCCGGAAGCACTGCTGGGGGGCTATCCGAAGGGCGAGATCTTCGGCACGCGCCTGGGGTATCGGCTTCCGGAGGGGCGTGAGGCCTATGGACGCTACTACAACAATGCCATCGACGTTCCCGGGCCGGAAACAGATGCGCTCGCGGACCTCTCGCGCCGGGCAAAGGCTAGTCTGGTGGTCGGCGTGATCGAGCGCGGCGGCAATACCCTCTACTGCTCCGCCCTGTTCTTCGAGCCTGATGGCGGGCTGATGGCTAAGCATCGCAAGTTGATGCCGACCGGCACCGAACGCCTGATCTGGGGCCAAGGCGACGGTTCAACGCTTCCGATCGTTGATTCAGCCGCAGGTCGCCTGGGTGCTGCCATCTGCTGGGAAAACCACATGCCACTGCTGCGGACGGCAATGTATGCGAAGGGGGTGCAGATCTGGTGTGCACCGACGGTGGACGAGCGCGATATCTGGCAATGTTCCATGCGCCACATCGCGCACGAGGGACGCTCCTTCGTGATCAGTGCGTGTCAAGTGCAACAGTCGCCGTCCCAACTTGGAATCGAGGTGCCGAATTGGGAGCCATCCCGCCCCCTGATCCGCGGAGGCAGCCTGATCGTCGGACCGTACGGCGATGTGTTGGCTGGTCCCCTCTTCAACGAGGTCGGGCTGGTCGTAGCCGAGATCGACACCGAGGAACTAGTGCGCGCGCGATACGACTTCGACGTGGTGGGGCACTACGCACGACCGGACGTTTTCACATTGAGCGTGGACACGAGGCAGAAGCGCCCGGTCGAATTCAACTGA
- a CDS encoding LysR family transcriptional regulator, giving the protein MTMIDISAVDLNILKVFEALYEEGGATRAGVRLGLTQSAVSAALARLRKTYGDQLFTRTGRGLVPTLRAQELKPLISEGLNKCRQSLSMSRSGGNDFHGRSIVVGLSDDFEVAFGRLFIDAVAARAPGLRLAFRQTHSLVVGNMLQARLADVAVVSGGLSSPLLGHEAIGQGRYACLMDPAYAPSTRGLTLPEYVRRDHLLISSGGFIGVVDEVLAAIGRPRRVVASTTHFAALPHLLFGSDAIATIPKHAASAIAARTGLQMFACPLTMPRYAVEVGWRTDALRDAAIAEVRRVLLEVLQAAHWS; this is encoded by the coding sequence ATGACCATGATTGATATCAGCGCTGTTGATCTGAACATTCTGAAGGTCTTCGAAGCCCTGTACGAAGAGGGCGGCGCTACGCGAGCGGGGGTGAGATTGGGGCTGACTCAATCGGCTGTGAGCGCGGCCCTTGCAAGGCTGCGCAAGACCTATGGCGATCAACTCTTTACTCGCACCGGCCGCGGCCTGGTGCCGACGCTAAGGGCGCAAGAACTCAAACCTCTGATCAGCGAGGGGCTCAACAAGTGTCGCCAGAGCTTGTCCATGAGCCGCAGCGGTGGCAATGACTTCCACGGCCGCTCGATCGTTGTCGGCTTGTCAGACGACTTCGAGGTTGCGTTCGGACGGCTGTTCATCGATGCGGTGGCGGCCCGAGCACCCGGATTGCGGTTGGCGTTCCGCCAGACGCACAGCCTGGTGGTGGGCAACATGCTGCAAGCGCGGCTCGCCGATGTCGCTGTGGTGTCGGGCGGCCTATCCTCTCCTCTGCTTGGCCACGAGGCGATTGGCCAGGGCCGCTACGCGTGCCTTATGGATCCTGCGTATGCACCGTCCACACGAGGATTGACCTTGCCGGAGTACGTCCGCAGAGACCACTTGCTCATTTCCTCCGGCGGCTTCATCGGCGTGGTGGACGAGGTGCTTGCGGCCATCGGGCGACCGCGCCGCGTGGTCGCCTCGACGACGCACTTCGCCGCGCTTCCTCACCTTCTGTTTGGCAGCGACGCCATCGCGACGATTCCCAAACATGCCGCCTCGGCGATCGCGGCGCGAACGGGACTGCAGATGTTTGCCTGTCCGTTGACTATGCCGCGCTACGCGGTGGAAGTCGGGTGGCGAACCGATGCACTGCGCGATGCAGCCATCGCAGAAGTGCGACGCGTACTGCTCGAGGTCCTCCAGGCTGCTCATTGGTCCTAG
- a CDS encoding ABC transporter substrate-binding protein, with protein sequence MNTLVAANRRDFFGAAASLAALSLPMSSAFAAGPQKRGGTLRVSINQAVNKLNPLVARVTPEYLVAELLYSGLTRIGPTMAPEADLAQSWTSSPDLTQWTFKLRSGLVFHDGSACTSADVVASFQAILDAKTASPGRQNIGPIASVSAPDKGTVVFVLSSPYADLPVALAFPSAKIVPASVLQKGLDRLNREAIGTGPFKLVTFEPERIVVVARNEAYYDKARPYLDRIEVRVYPDATAEGSALIAGDTDLMALVQPAEFARLKAASGVNALKLPSGVFCNINLGCNQKPFNDVRVRKALALTVDRPAMVDFVAEGYGTVANDNPVSPSYSFYKEMPPRKRDIAQAKKLLAEAGHDKGLTVTLIASDNPSIRTQMAVALREMAKPAGFNINVQTMPHATYLEQVWKKGNFYVGFYNMQPTVDSIFSLLYTSNASWNETHWNNAIFDKLVADARATADTKKRTELYAEAQRLMTDEVPSIIPVYFDLLRAKRSYVEGYQVNPRGLVYRLDYVSLGDGAPKRA encoded by the coding sequence ATGAACACCCTTGTTGCTGCGAACCGTCGCGATTTCTTCGGGGCCGCCGCCTCGTTGGCTGCGCTGTCTCTTCCCATGTCATCGGCCTTTGCTGCCGGCCCGCAAAAGCGCGGCGGCACGCTGCGCGTCAGCATCAACCAGGCTGTCAACAAGCTGAACCCCTTGGTGGCGCGCGTGACGCCGGAATACCTGGTTGCCGAACTCCTGTACTCCGGGCTCACCCGGATTGGCCCGACGATGGCCCCCGAGGCCGATCTCGCCCAGTCCTGGACCAGTTCTCCCGATCTCACTCAATGGACCTTCAAGCTGCGCTCCGGCCTCGTGTTTCATGACGGCTCGGCTTGCACGTCCGCGGACGTTGTCGCGAGCTTTCAGGCCATCCTGGATGCAAAGACGGCCTCGCCGGGTCGCCAGAACATCGGCCCGATCGCGAGCGTGAGCGCTCCTGACAAGGGCACCGTGGTGTTCGTCCTGTCGTCGCCCTACGCGGATCTGCCCGTCGCTCTGGCATTCCCGAGCGCCAAGATCGTTCCGGCGTCCGTGCTGCAGAAAGGCTTGGACAGACTCAATCGCGAAGCCATCGGCACAGGGCCCTTCAAGCTCGTGACCTTCGAGCCGGAGCGCATAGTTGTTGTCGCGCGCAACGAGGCTTACTACGACAAGGCGCGCCCCTACCTCGATCGCATTGAAGTCCGGGTATATCCAGACGCGACAGCCGAGGGTTCCGCACTGATCGCTGGCGATACCGATCTGATGGCGCTGGTGCAGCCCGCTGAGTTCGCGCGTTTAAAGGCTGCATCTGGTGTGAACGCCCTGAAGCTGCCGTCGGGCGTGTTCTGCAACATCAATCTCGGGTGCAACCAGAAACCATTCAACGACGTGCGGGTCCGCAAGGCGCTCGCATTGACCGTCGACCGCCCCGCAATGGTGGACTTCGTCGCCGAAGGCTACGGCACCGTTGCGAACGACAACCCCGTCAGTCCGTCCTACTCCTTCTACAAGGAAATGCCGCCGCGCAAGCGGGACATTGCGCAGGCGAAGAAGCTGCTGGCCGAAGCGGGCCACGACAAGGGCCTCACCGTCACACTGATCGCATCCGACAATCCGTCGATCCGCACGCAAATGGCCGTTGCCCTTCGAGAAATGGCCAAGCCTGCTGGCTTCAACATCAATGTGCAGACGATGCCGCATGCCACTTATCTGGAACAGGTCTGGAAGAAAGGCAACTTCTACGTCGGCTTCTACAACATGCAGCCGACCGTCGATTCGATCTTCTCTCTGTTGTACACGTCGAACGCTTCCTGGAACGAGACGCACTGGAACAACGCGATCTTCGACAAGCTGGTGGCCGACGCACGCGCGACGGCGGACACGAAGAAGCGCACCGAGTTGTACGCCGAAGCGCAAAGACTCATGACGGACGAAGTGCCTTCCATCATTCCGGTGTACTTCGATCTGCTTCGCGCCAAGCGCAGCTATGTCGAGGGCTACCAGGTCAACCCGCGTGGCCTGGTCTACCGTCTCGACTACGTTTCGCTGGGTGACGGCGCCCCGAAGCGCGCCTAA
- a CDS encoding ABC transporter permease: MSLSYFLKRIGLSVYTLLVVSILVFVITQVLPADPAVMMLGENATPDALQALRDQLGLDAPLWQQYLHWFTGAIRGDFGESMRTGQAVAPVMMEALGRSLTLAFLSISFMLMIAVPLGIIAAVRRGKIADVLVSVVSYVGVSLPEFVTATLLVLVFADFWQILPATGYIPLSESFSGGLRHLALPVITVSVILIAHVSRMVRSELVDVLHMDYIRSARLKGLSKHAVLFKHGLRNSLLPTITIVALDVGYLLGGVIVVEEIFALPGIGRQLIVAIQNRDLPAIQAGALIMAATYCVVNFVADMAYAALDKRIQYE; this comes from the coding sequence ATGTCGCTAAGCTACTTCCTCAAACGGATCGGACTGAGCGTCTACACGCTCCTCGTCGTGTCGATCCTTGTCTTCGTCATTACCCAGGTATTGCCCGCCGATCCTGCGGTGATGATGCTGGGTGAAAACGCCACACCCGATGCGCTGCAGGCGTTGCGAGATCAGTTGGGTCTCGATGCCCCGCTTTGGCAGCAATACCTGCACTGGTTCACCGGAGCGATCCGCGGTGACTTCGGCGAGTCGATGCGCACCGGGCAAGCCGTCGCTCCGGTGATGATGGAGGCATTGGGTCGTTCGCTGACCCTGGCCTTCCTGTCGATCAGCTTCATGCTGATGATCGCCGTCCCGCTGGGCATCATCGCGGCCGTGCGCCGCGGCAAGATTGCCGACGTACTTGTGAGCGTCGTGTCGTACGTCGGCGTGTCGCTTCCAGAGTTCGTGACGGCGACGCTGCTGGTGCTGGTCTTTGCCGACTTCTGGCAGATCCTTCCCGCGACCGGCTACATCCCGCTTTCGGAGAGCTTTTCCGGCGGACTTCGGCATCTGGCGCTGCCTGTGATCACGGTCTCGGTCATCTTGATTGCGCACGTGTCGCGGATGGTCCGCTCCGAGCTGGTTGATGTGCTGCACATGGACTACATCCGGTCGGCCCGTCTCAAGGGCCTGTCGAAACATGCGGTCCTCTTCAAGCACGGCTTGCGCAACTCGCTTCTACCCACAATCACGATCGTTGCCCTTGACGTGGGCTACCTCCTGGGTGGGGTCATCGTCGTTGAAGAAATCTTTGCACTCCCAGGCATCGGACGCCAACTGATCGTTGCCATCCAGAACCGTGATCTGCCCGCCATCCAGGCCGGTGCCCTCATCATGGCCGCGACCTATTGCGTCGTGAACTTCGTCGCTGATATGGCCTACGCGGCGCTCGACAAGAGGATTCAGTATGAGTGA